A stretch of Suncus etruscus isolate mSunEtr1 chromosome 9, mSunEtr1.pri.cur, whole genome shotgun sequence DNA encodes these proteins:
- the LOC126018807 gene encoding mas-related G-protein coupled receptor member X3-like: protein MFITEHNRTDVSSYYEVLMEKVILIFPIILCLCGLVGNGMVIWLLGFCMKRNHFSVYILNLAVADFTFLLSAIMWITAELTLNTGFLFRFANTLCLSSYSVGLILLITISIERCVSVLWPLWYKCHHAEHLSTIVCALIWALFHIFILIIYIFSDYKIKDVSIVCYIYGFITLPAFLVLFVSNLTLFIRVHCFSQQRNSSRAYWTILLNVLVFLLLSVPNGVYMVCEFFMEKPLFTSEILIFNTLCTVNSSVNPIIYFFIGRYRQQGGRKRLQEVLQRALTDENDEAEQRRGRPSFQTEHDIP from the coding sequence ATGTTCATCACTGAACACAACAGAACAGATGTTTCCTCGTATTACGAAGTTTTGATGGAGAAGGTGATTTTAATTTTCCCTATAATCCTCTGCCTCTGTGGCCTGGTGGGAAATGGGATGGTCATCTGGCTGCTCGGTTTCTGCATGAAGAGGAACCACTTCTCTGTCTACATCCTCAACTTGGCCGTTGCAGATTTCACTTTTCTATTAAGTGCCATAATGTGGATTACAGCCGAGCTCACACTTAATACTGGTTTTCTATTTCGGTTTGCAAACACACTCTGCCTATCTTCTTACTCAGTGGGTCTCATCCTGCTCATAACCATCAGCATTGAGCGCTGTgtctctgtgctctggcccctctggtaCAAATGCCACCATGCAGAACATCTCTCCACCATTGTGTGTGCCCTCATTTGGGCTCTCTTCCATATTTTCatcttaataatatatatatttagtgacTATAAAATTAAAGATGTATCTATAGTGTGTTACATATATGGATTTATAACCCTTCCAGCTTTCCTGGTGCTCTTTGTGTCCAACCTGACTCTTTTCATCCGGGTCCATTGTTTCTCCCAGCAAAGAAATTCCAGCAGGGCCTACTGGACCATCCTGCTCAATGTCCTTGTCTTCCTGCTGCTCAGTGTGCCAAATGGAGTCTATATGGTCTGCGAATTTTTTATGGAGAAACCACTTTTTACTTCTGAGATACTGATCTTCAATACCCTCTGTACAGTGAATAGTTCAGTTAACCCCATCATCTACTTCTTTATTGGACGATACAGGCAGCAGGGAGGCAGGAAACGCCTCCAAGAAGTGCTCCAGAGGGCACTGACAGATGAGAATGATGAAGCTGAGCAGAGAAGAGGAAGACCATCATTCCAGACAGAGCATGACATCCCTTGA
- the LOC126018808 gene encoding mas-related G-protein coupled receptor member X4-like: MVGNGIVIWLLGFRLKRNHFSVYILNLAIADFTNLSSSVLQLLNFYISIYTFINFVIELAVYSYLVGLSLLMAISIEHCVSVLWPIWYKCYRPTHLSTIVCALIWVLFLIFVLMITVFPYWNKYTKSNIYNFSSLPTFLVLFVCSLTLFIRVQCYSQQRKPSRLYWTILLNVLAFLLLCVPRTVYKVCMLSMELSVYHSEILFFMTALHFMNSAVNPIIYFFIGRHRQWGGQKTPSGSAPEGADG; the protein is encoded by the coding sequence ATGGTGGGAAATGGGATTGTCATCTGGCTGCTGGGTTTCCGCCTGAAGAGGAACCACTTCTCTGTCTATATCCTCAACTTGGCCATTGCAGACTTCACCAACCTCTCATCTTCTGTTCTGCAGCTGTTAAatttctatatatctatctatacttttattaattttgtaataGAACTCGCAGTCTATTCCTACCTGGTGGGTCTGAGCCTGCTCATGGCCATCAGCATTGAGCACTGTGTCTCTGTGCTCTGGCCCATTTGGTACAAATGCTACCGACCGACACATCTCTCCACCATTGTGTGTGCCCTCATTTGGGTCCTgttcctcatttttgttttaatgataaCTGTGTTTCCTTACTGGAATAAGTATACAAAAagtaacatatataatttttcatccCTTCCAACTTTCCTGGTGCTCTTTGTTTGCAGCCTGACCCTATTCATCCGGGTCCAGTGTTACTCCCAGCAGAGAAAGCCCAGCAGGCTCTACTGGACCATTTTGCTCAATGTCCTGGCCTTCCTGCTGCTCTGTGTGCCAAGAACAGTCTATAAGGTCTGCATGTTGTCCATGGAATTATCAGTCTATCATTCTGAGATACTTTTCTTCATGACCGCTCTTCATTTCATGAACAGTGCAGTTAATCCTATCATTTACTTCTTTATTGGACGACACAGGCAGTGGGGGGGGCAGAAAACCCCTTCGGGAAGTGCTCCAGAGGGCGCTGATGGATGA